The DNA window TTATACTTGAGCTAGAGGAGATGGATAAGATACTGTTCAGAAGAATGATGAAGCAACTGCTGCAATATTCTTCCCTCCGTCACATGCATGACTTGAATGAATCATACCTGTGAGGAATATACTTGATGGATGGCCAGAGTGCCTGTCCACCCATTGAAAATCCAACAACATAGAATTTGGATCCTAGTTCCAACTGATCAGCAAGCTCCTCTAAATCAGAAGCCATGCTCTGTAGTGTTCTGTTAGGATTTGGATCACTTTCTCCATAACCAGGTCTATCAAATGAGACTATATAGATGCCTAAGCTTTCGATAAGATCCTGCTACAAAAAATCTTTTCATTTTGAGAGATCATATCCTTAACATTTTTGTGCAGAAACTTACAATCCCTGTAAGTATAAGATAGTAAGATTATCTTTACAACATaaaccaaataaagaaaaatttgcACCTGGGAAAGGGTAGCCGTAATGGCAACGTCATGTCTGCAACAACGAAATCCGTGGACAAATACTATCTTATACTTTGCTTTATCCTTTGAAACTCCATGCTCTTTGTAGGCTAAATGCCTTCCATCCCTAAGTTTTATCCTAGGTGCTGTGACAGGGGCACCATCAGGAGTGCCTAACGGGTTGGGAGGAGGAGGTCGAGTAGCTTGATAAGCCCACGCCAAGAAGCCGATGAAGAAAACCACAAGGATCTTCTTAAATATCCCTGAATTTGTAGGTTTGGTTATACACATGTTCACCAATTTTAAGAATGCTCCTACTCCCTCCTGGCATTAGGAGAAAGCAGTGTGAAGTGGCGTGGCAGCACATGCCACTTCAAATTATGTCAAGTTATTGAAGGGAATTTTCAGCCTTTATAGCATCACTAGTCAAACAAGGCCACGTAAAATTTACTATCAAATCCTAAACAGTTTAGCAAAAACCGAAGTTTTCTCACAGTCCACTTCTGGCTTTGCCTGCTTGTGAAAATGCCCAAACCAACTATAAAGGAATTCATCATCATTACTTTATGGGTAAATACTTACCTGTAGCATGCGAATCAAATTTAGAAATCAAATACATATGCATCAACTTCATTTAGCAGAGTGAACCAGATTAGATTGAATCCTTATGAGTATGCTTCTCACATATGTAGGTAGCCATATACTTAGAGCGGGTTTCCGCAATCAATCAGAATGTTTCGAGAATTAATCCCGAAAATTTTGCTGTTCGATTTAAACAACGTACAGACGCAGAGCAGATACTGCAAACGTTACCAATAAGCATAAAAGCCAGttaacaaacaagcaatgatgAGTCAAATGATAAAAAGTAGTATACTTGTACTGTCGTACGTGAGATATCCTATCCAACTTCAAGCACAGAGACATATGTTAAAGAATCTCACCAATCCATGCGTTCAGAGAACTGAAATCTGGGAGCCAAGATCATTAATTGGACACATTAAAAATCAAAACTCAATAGTCAAACCAAACAGTTGAGACCCATATGCATGGATTAAAATCAGACTCCAATAGCAAACGTTGACTCCAGATTACTTTTCTCAATCAAGAAAATCAGCATCTGCGTACAAATAATAGCAGAAAGCAAAGAAAGACAGCAAAAGAAAATAGACCTGAAGGAAGGACGGGGACGGAAGACTTCTGCTTGGATTTCCTGGTGTGGGCCCTAGCAGAGGCTGCGGAGATTTTCCTAGTTACTCCTGCTGCCATTTTCCCTCGACGCTTGTGAAGTACGATGAAACGGTCACTAGGCTGATTTCCTCGACACAAATCAGCAATAACTCGCACACCCACGTGGCGTGGGGTGAAGTGAAAGCGGGAAATAGAGCTTCACAGATCTGGGGCGGGCGGGGGGCCGGACAGGTGATGTAGGATGGGAGTTGGGACTTTCTTGGCTGTCGTCCGTCTGAAGCTGTATACTGTATAGACGGTCAGTTTCTTCCAGCTTGTGTGGCTTGTTAGTGGAGGACGGTAATAAATGATGTATTCATACACGAAAAGCAATAATTGAGATTTCCTGTTCAGCTAAGTCTCGAGGAAAGGAAATTGGATTTTTCGTCCGACGAATTATGGGCcggtttggaacctgagttttttgggagtttgactaaaactttactgtagtgcactgtagaaatttttgaaaaaattatgtagaagtttttgaaatgtTACTGTAGacgttttttggattatttttagaggtatttttaaaacatatttttgagtattttataattaataatttttatatttttatatttttaaacatttatgcatttataatacatttataaatatttagaaataaatatatttatatatttatataaaaatatataaatgtattatattatatataataagtaatatacatatatttataaatgtataaatgtataattaatataaatgtataaattataaatgaatattatataaatgtataaattataatttataaatgtatatgatgattatgtataaatgtattaatataattaatataaatgtattaatattatgtataaatgtataattaatattgtttataatttataatttttattgtttaaatatttatatgcatttatgcatttataatacatttataaatatttataaataaatatattatattatatataatacataatatacatatatttataaatgtataattaatataaatgaatattatataaatgtatatattataaatgaatattatataaatgtataaattataatttataaatatatatgatgattatgtataactgtattaatataattaatataaatgtataaatgtattaatattatgtataaatatataatgaatattgtttataattaatattttatattgtttaaatatttatatatatttatgcatttataatacatttataaataaatatatttatatagttatataaaaatatataaatgtattatattatatataatacataatataaatatatttacaaatgtaataattgtatattattataaatgaatattatataaatatataaattaatatattataaaaatataaaaatataatattatgtataaatgtattaatataattaatataaatgtataaatgtattagtattatgtataaatgtattatattatacataatacataatataattgtatataaatatacataaatatatatacataaatgtgtaatatatataatatgtattatatatattaaatatataatatataatatttatataaatgtataattacatatttatattaatattaatttatatggtatataatatttatataaaatataaaaatatattttaaataaaataaaatatttataatatgtttaaataaatatataaatatataatattataaatatataatatatataataaatttttgaggGTGAGGgactcaaaaattcaaaaaaaaattttgaggttaCCGGCGGCGCCGGAATAGGTGACCGGCGTCGGGAGAGGTGGTGGAGGCGGTGTCTGGTGCGGTGGGTTGGGTGAGGGAGGAAGaaaagtttttgagaaattttttgtgtatagatttttgaagtgtgtaggtaaaaaactttgaaaagttttttggggttcctgtagcaaaagttgttaaaaaactagtagctaaaaaacttggtaaaaaactagGGTGCCAAACAGGCCCTATAGTCCCATCACACATGGCgtgaaattaaaaaaagggaATTATAGTCTGAAGGAGTACAAAAGCCCAAAAATTTTGGACGGCCAATGATTTGTGTACTTATTATTCAATCGTGTATTGACAAATTCGATTATTAAAATTAGAGATTAAACACCCATATGCATTTTAGATCACGTTAAGTGTCAACTTTTGATGAAAAGTAAGATTTGAACCCTTGACCTTCTATCTCATAAAATATATAGTGACCAACTCGAAACTTGGTTTTAAGAGAAGCACCTCGTGTAGAGACcagttttcttctctctcttgcGTGATAAATTTTCTCCTAAGTCCTAATGCATCGTGTATTTTTTAGTGACAATTGTgtcctcttcttcttttttcatttgcatgatataacatttttttttctctaatcCCCTAAGTGTTTAATGCATCTCATTTAAAATTGTATATCAtataaaaattaagaaataaatcatTGGATTTTAGTCCATTGACCAAGAAGAGTCTCTTAAAACTCTCTCGAGCACTATTTTAGGGGTTTAAACCCTGCCTAGTGCATTACAATGAAGCATTGtgcttccatttttttttcaaaaaaaaaattcaaaaagtgcaCTAATGCACTTATCTTGAGAGTTGACACCCCAGCTTCCTTACAAACAACCTAATTGGACTTTCCTTACCAAAAAATATAGGAGTATTATTGCAGTTAGATGATAAAAGTTGGTCACCAATAAACGTTTGACGCATATTTCATTGGGTTCAATGTCAGGCCGACAGTCATGGCCCAATATGACCCATAAATATTTGAGCGGAATCCATGGACTTGTCGAAACATGGCCATCTCTTTTTAATGGCGGGATAAGTCCAAACCATGGGCCTGTTTGGCACCCTAGTTTTTTATcaagttttttagctactagttttttaacaacttttgctacaggaaccccaaaaaacttttcaaagttttttacctacacacttcaaaaatctatacacaaaaaatttctcaaaaacttttCTTCCTCCCTCACCCAACCCACCGCACCAGACACCGCCTCCACCACCTCTCCCGGCGCCGGTCACCTATTCCGGCGCCGCCGGTAacctcaaaaattttttttgaatttttgagtcCCTCACcctcaaaaatttattatatatattatatatttataatattatatatttatatatttatttaaacatattataaatattttattttatttaaaatatatttttatatatttatatataatattatataccatataaattaatattaatataaatatgtaattatacatttatataaatattatatattatatttatttaatatatataatacatattatatatattacacatttatgtatatatatttatgtatatttatatacaattatattatgtattatgtataatataatacatttatacataatactaatacatttatacatttatattaattatattaatacatttatacataatattataatatattaatttatatatttatataatattcatttataataatatacaattattacatttgtaaatatatttatattatgtattatatataatataatacatttatatatttttatataactatataaatatatttatttataaatgtattataaatgcataaatatatataaatatttaaacaatataaaatattaattataaacaatattcattatatatttatacataatattaatacatttatacatttatattaattatattaatacagttatacataatcatcatatatatttataaattataatttatacatttatataatattcatttataatatatacatttatataatattcatttatattaattatacatttataaatatatgtatattatgtattatatataatataatatatttatttataaatatttataaatgtattataaatgcataaatgcatataaatatttaaacaataaaaattataaattataaacaatattaattatacatttatacataatattaatacatttatattaattatattaatacatttatacataatcatcatatacatttataaattataatttatacatttatataatattcatttataatttatacatttatattaattatacatttatacatttataaatatatgtatattacgtattatatataatataatacatttatatatttttatataaatatataaatatatttatttctaaatatttataaatgtattataaatgcataaatgtttaaaaatataaaaatataaaaattataattataaaatactcaaaaatatgttttaaaaatacctctaaaaataatccaaaaaacgtCTACAGTAacatttcaaaaacttctacaaaaaagtttttcaccttacaaaaacttttttttcaaaaacttctacagtgcactacagtaaagttttagacaaactcccaaaaaactcaggttccaaacaggcccataTTCCCTATTTAGTCTGTTTATTCCGaagctaattttttttaaaaaagcaaaaaatgcaGTTTTAGTCCATAATGTTTAGTTCTTGTGTGATTTTAGTctttaaaattttgacaaaagaaaATTCAGTCCTCAATATTTAGTACATGTACAATTTTGGTCCCTAAAATTTTGGCAAGAGCAAATGCTATCCTTAATGTTAACAAATTGAAGTTGGTTTAGGATAATTGACAATTTTTTTGCAAATATTGACGAAATCAGTCACGTGCAATCACATATTTGTCAAATTAAACTCTTGAAAAGGAAGTAAAATAGAGAGTAACattgaacaataagaataaTTCACGTGATGGCACGTTAGTGATTGATTAACCATGAAATGACGcataaaaagaaaggaaatttgttagtctatacaaaaaaaaaattaagtattAGAATTGTTTGTTTGGGGACAgtgaagaaagagagagagagagagcgaaAATAAGTTTTGAGAATTGAGTGCTCcaaatagttttagtttttaaattttaaatttttctttctttttactagttaattagttagtaAGCGAGTTATTAGTTCTTAAATTTATTGTTTAAAGTTAGCTACTATTtcgttttttattttaaaattcatttaatGGACACATGACTGGATGTGACTAAATTCTATCAATAATTGGGAAAAACATATTCAAATGTCCTAAATCTACTTTAGATAATATACATTGGGgatcaaatttatttttgtcaaaattgtAAGGACTAAAATTGTGCAATGCTAAATATTGAGGACTATATTTgcttttgtcaaaattttgagaACTAAGACTACACAGAAACTAAACATTGGGAACTAAAactgcttctttttttttagaaaaaaagttCTATATTAGTTTTGAGAAACTAATGCAAAAAATGAACTTTAGAGGAATATAATATTGCACATGTTTAAATTTAACTTCGCCATGTAATAAGCAGAAAGGTTGAAACTCTTGaaaatttgaagagttttgcaaaaaaaaatttattttatattttcatctTCTTTGTCGTGGTTTTAACGTTGGTGATAACCCTCAATAACGACATTCCGGATTAAGGTTCAGCGAACTCCCTATACACGTACAATGTCACGTGTGTGCCAGACGCGGCTAGACTACCCTATATTTAGAGTCTAGCCAGGGTAACGGGATTAAGAAACTGACATTTGGCGGCAATAAAATCGCTTGTACAATGCGGAATTAAAGAGGGTGGGGAGGGCCACTATCCCCATGTCTtagaaaattttagtttttctgtctcaaaaaaattaaaagttttcAATGCTGTCCTTTATGAATTATTAACTTTGCCCACACAAGAACACGAAAAAAATATTTGAtaccaaaattttattaaagGTATGtatattaaaaatttggtggcaaaagtgtgtttggattacacattattttcatcttatttacACACACTGAATTACCTGCTTcatcaacatatttttcaatcatctttttatctcatatacatcacataaAATTATCTCATATAAAAGTACTATCTCATATAAAAAGTACTTTTAAATCATATAAAAGTACTATAAtatattttcacaaaattatctcaaaaaaTTTACTACACAAACCCCCCTCAAAGTAACATATTTTGCTCCCCCTATGCAATTACAAAGGATTCTTTCCGTTAGGCCACTCCCGGTACGTTTGATGGCTGAATGCATAATTCAATATATCAGGAGGACAAAGATGATCTACTTTGACTGGCTAGTTTCGGGTTCGATCTGGTGTAAAGAGCAACTAAAAGAATTGCTAGATTAAAAACATCCAAATAGGATTAGAGCATAAAAGTTTCCGTATAGGTGGCAGTACAACCAAGTTGGATCATGAGTCCTTTGTAACAGCAGTGGCAACATCACTACCATATACTTCTAAATTGAAGAGGATTCAGCTGATTAGGTGATATATATTTCACATTCCTGTCAATTAGACGTTTGTGTACGGGTAAATTGTACATACACACATCTTCACGTGTGAGTACAGCTACAATCATAGAAGTCCAACATACATAAATAATTTAATCCATAGCATGTACAGTGTAGGACTTATCCATGGATTATGCACTTGCAAATTGTAAAATTGATGGAGGATGTTAACCATGTATTGCATGAGTTCATCAATAAAACCTGTTCTACCTCTGTTTCggttcctttgtttttttttttggggcttaCGTTGTTGACTATATGACAATTGGcatggtttattttgttttttcatttttggatgCAGTGGTTGTTCAGGGctacttctttatttgatttttaaaaaaaaatcaaggatGCCAacgggtttgttt is part of the Coffea eugenioides isolate CCC68of chromosome 6, Ceug_1.0, whole genome shotgun sequence genome and encodes:
- the LOC113773229 gene encoding uncharacterized protein LOC113773229, yielding MAAGVTRKISAASARAHTRKSKQKSSVPVLPSGIFKKILVVFFIGFLAWAYQATRPPPPNPLGTPDGAPVTAPRIKLRDGRHLAYKEHGVSKDKAKYKIVFVHGFRCCRHDVAITATLSQDLIESLGIYIVSFDRPGYGESDPNPNRTLQSMASDLEELADQLELGSKFYVVGFSMGGQALWPSIKYIPHRLAGAALLAPVVNYWWPGFPANLSNEAYNQQLPQDQWALRVSYYAAWLTYWWNTQKLFPPAAAVARSPAVLSRQDLELMGHNTLRRDYEDQITQQGEYESLHRDMIVGFGKWEFDPMDLENPFPNNEGSVHIWQGDEDLLVPASLQKYIAKRLPWIHYHELAGAGHMFPFAEGMGDNIVKALVSGKSAR